One window of Triticum dicoccoides isolate Atlit2015 ecotype Zavitan unplaced genomic scaffold, WEW_v2.0 scaffold247057, whole genome shotgun sequence genomic DNA carries:
- the LOC119345526 gene encoding tyrosine N-monooxygenase-like codes for MMFAAVDNPSNAVEWALAEMMNMPEIMQKATEELDAVVGKDRLVQESDIPQLNYLKSCIREAFRLHPYHALNVPHVAMADTTIAGYTIPKDSHILLSRLGLGRNPKIWTEPLEFQPERHLNTANVLLTDPGLRFISFSSGRRGCPGISLGTSMTMMLFARMLQGFTWTKLPGVKSISLQERNAGVALAEPLVLQATPRLAAHLYI; via the coding sequence ATGATGTTTGCAGCAGTCGATAACCCATCTAATGCGGTTGAGTGGGCACTTGCTGAGATGATGAACATGCCAGAGATCATGCAGAAAGCAACAGAGGAACTCGATGCTGTCGTCGGTAAAGATAGACTGGTGCAGGAGTCTGACATTCCTCAGCTAAACTATCTCAAATCGTGCATCCGGGAGGCCTTCCGCTTACACCCATACCATGCTCTTAACGTACCCCATGTCGCCATGGCGGACACAACTATTGCTGGCTACACCATCCCCAAGGATAGCCACATACTTTTAAGCCGGCTTGGACTTGGCCGCAATCCCAAGATCTGGACTGAACCACTGGAGTTTCAGCCTGAGAGGCATTTGAACACTGCGAATGTACTTCTCACTGATCCAGGCCTACGTTTCATTTCATTTAGCAGTGGGAGGAGGGGTTGTCCTGGGATTTCACTTGGTACCTCTATGACAATGATGTTGTTCGCAAGGATGTTGCAGGGATTCACTTGGACAAAGCTTCCCGGCGTTAAGAGTATCAGTCTCCAAGAACGCAATGCGGGTGTTGCACTAGCTGAGCCCCTTGTTCTGCAAGCTACACCGCGATTGGCTGCACATCTCTATATATGA